From the genome of Amycolatopsis sp. NBC_01488, one region includes:
- a CDS encoding lysophospholipid acyltransferase family protein: MTVMDRWTALDTEGALLTRRQMIAYGRRFVRAGRGAWYSFAIEVVWQFLVQTTRFRVRGSHHIPKSGGVLVASNHLSFADPTTLTAFCLAAGRVPRYLAKASLWQLPVVGRVMRSGRHIPVYRGAATAAEAYRDLVASVRDGECVAVFPEGTFSTDPDGWPMRGKTGIVRAALETGAPVIPVANWGTHHLLPSTAWFPRGLPRKTVDLVAGPPVDLSDLRDRPLTREVLEEATARIMAAVTALLETIRGEERPVAA; the protein is encoded by the coding sequence ATGACGGTCATGGACCGCTGGACCGCCCTGGACACCGAGGGTGCGCTGCTCACCCGACGCCAGATGATCGCCTACGGCCGGCGCTTCGTCCGCGCCGGCCGGGGCGCCTGGTACAGCTTCGCGATCGAGGTGGTCTGGCAGTTCCTCGTCCAGACGACCCGGTTCCGGGTGCGCGGCTCGCACCACATCCCGAAGTCCGGGGGCGTGCTGGTGGCGTCCAACCACCTGTCGTTCGCCGACCCGACGACGCTGACGGCGTTCTGCCTCGCCGCCGGCCGCGTGCCGCGGTACCTGGCGAAGGCCTCGCTGTGGCAGCTGCCCGTCGTGGGCCGCGTGATGCGCTCGGGGCGGCACATCCCGGTGTACCGCGGCGCGGCCACGGCGGCGGAGGCCTACCGCGACCTGGTCGCCTCGGTGCGGGACGGCGAGTGCGTCGCGGTCTTCCCCGAAGGCACGTTCTCGACGGACCCGGACGGCTGGCCGATGCGCGGCAAGACCGGCATCGTGCGCGCGGCCCTGGAGACCGGCGCGCCGGTGATCCCGGTGGCCAACTGGGGCACCCACCACCTGCTGCCCTCGACGGCGTGGTTCCCCCGCGGGCTCCCGCGCAAGACGGTCGACCTGGTGGCGGGGCCGCCGGTGGACCTCTCCGACCTGCGCGATCGCCCGCTCACCCGCGAGGTGCTGGAAGAGGCGACGGCCCGGATCATGGCGGCGGTGACGGCGCTGCTCGAGACGATCCGCGGCGAAGAGCGGCCGGTCGCCGCCTGA
- a CDS encoding GNAT family N-acetyltransferase: MGQPEILRATPAQSGALTALMHASSAYQGDYASILDGYVVTPGYVETHPTFTATTGGELLGFYALLEDPPELDILFVADAAQGLGLGARLVGHMLGEARARGITRVRVVSHPPALPFYLRMGARRTGTIPPNPPKVRWERPELRFDVPTG, from the coding sequence ATGGGGCAGCCCGAAATCCTCCGCGCCACGCCCGCCCAGTCGGGCGCCTTGACCGCCCTGATGCACGCTTCGTCGGCGTACCAAGGCGACTACGCGTCCATCCTCGATGGGTACGTGGTCACGCCCGGCTACGTGGAAACCCATCCGACGTTCACCGCGACGACCGGCGGTGAGCTCCTCGGCTTCTATGCCCTGCTGGAGGATCCGCCGGAACTCGACATCCTCTTCGTGGCGGACGCCGCGCAGGGGCTCGGCCTCGGCGCGCGCCTGGTCGGGCACATGCTGGGCGAAGCCCGCGCACGCGGGATCACCCGCGTCCGCGTCGTCTCGCACCCGCCCGCGTTGCCGTTCTACCTGCGCATGGGTGCGCGGCGCACCGGCACGATCCCGCCGAACCCGCCGAAGGTCCGCTGGGAACGGCCGGAGCTCCGCTTCGACGTCCCTACAGGTTGA
- a CDS encoding nucleotidyltransferase family protein, with protein MADFDRLRNVLSRNQILVEVLHRARDVGLPGWYLAAGCVVQTVWNFLDGRAAAQGIKDYDLVYHDAADLGWDAEDRVIRAVATRCEDLPVEVEVRNEARVHLWYEAKFGIPCCPYASTEAAIDAFPAICSCVGVRLGDDGTWRFHAPHGLGDLFAMVVRPNPVLAPREVYETKAARWLTQWPRLRVLPWP; from the coding sequence ATGGCGGACTTCGATCGGCTCCGGAACGTCTTGTCGCGCAACCAGATCCTCGTCGAGGTGCTGCACCGCGCCCGCGACGTCGGCCTGCCGGGCTGGTACCTCGCGGCCGGGTGCGTCGTGCAGACCGTGTGGAACTTCCTGGACGGACGCGCTGCCGCACAGGGGATCAAGGACTACGACCTCGTCTACCACGACGCGGCCGATCTCGGCTGGGACGCGGAAGACCGCGTGATCCGGGCCGTGGCGACCAGGTGCGAAGACCTGCCCGTCGAGGTGGAGGTGCGCAACGAAGCCCGGGTGCACCTCTGGTACGAAGCCAAGTTCGGCATCCCGTGCTGCCCCTACGCGAGCACCGAGGCGGCGATCGACGCGTTTCCCGCGATCTGCTCGTGCGTCGGCGTCCGGCTCGGCGACGACGGGACTTGGCGGTTCCACGCGCCGCACGGGCTCGGTGACCTGTTCGCGATGGTCGTGCGACCGAACCCGGTGCTCGCGCCGCGCGAGGTGTACGAGACCAAGGCGGCCCGGTGGCTGACGCAGTGGCCGCGTCTGCGGGTGCTGCCGTGGCCGTGA
- the lpdA gene encoding dihydrolipoyl dehydrogenase, with protein MSAQHFDVVVLGAGVGGYVAAIRASQLGLSAAVVEEKYWGGVCLNVGCIPSKALLRNAELAHVVTQEAKAFGISSDSPIRMDYTAAYERSRKVADGRVKGVHFLMKKNKITEFDGHGTFVDDHTLEVNGSRITFDHCIIATGATTRLLPGTSRSSRVVTYEEQILSAELPSSIVIAGAGAIGVEFAYVLHNYGVDVTIVEFLDRMVPLEDAEVSAELFRRYRKLGIKVLTSTRVESIDDAGSSVEVTVSSEKNGQQVLTADKVLQAIGFQPRVEGYGLEKTGVALTDRGAIAVDGRGRTNVGHIFAIGDVTAKLMLAHASESMGVVAAETIAGAETMELDFPMIPRATFCQPQIASFGWTEEQAREKGFDVRVAKFPFTANGKAQGLGDAGGFVKLISDAKYGELIGGHLIGPDVTELLPELTLAQQWDLTVHEVSRNVHAHPTLGEAVKEAVHGLAGHMINL; from the coding sequence ATGAGTGCACAACACTTTGATGTCGTCGTGCTGGGGGCCGGAGTGGGCGGCTACGTCGCGGCGATCCGCGCGTCCCAGCTGGGGCTGAGCGCCGCGGTGGTCGAGGAGAAGTACTGGGGCGGGGTCTGCCTGAACGTCGGGTGCATCCCGTCGAAGGCCCTGCTGCGCAACGCCGAGCTGGCGCACGTCGTGACGCAGGAGGCCAAGGCGTTCGGCATCTCGTCCGACAGCCCGATCCGCATGGACTACACGGCCGCCTACGAGCGGAGCCGGAAGGTCGCCGACGGGCGCGTCAAGGGCGTGCACTTCCTCATGAAGAAGAACAAGATCACCGAGTTCGACGGGCACGGCACGTTCGTCGACGACCACACCCTCGAGGTGAACGGCTCGCGGATCACGTTCGACCACTGCATCATCGCGACGGGCGCGACGACGCGGCTGCTGCCGGGCACCTCGCGGAGTTCGCGGGTCGTCACCTACGAAGAGCAGATCCTGTCGGCCGAGCTGCCGTCGAGCATCGTGATCGCCGGCGCGGGCGCGATCGGCGTCGAGTTCGCCTACGTGCTGCACAACTACGGCGTCGACGTCACCATCGTCGAGTTCCTCGACCGGATGGTGCCGCTGGAGGACGCCGAGGTGTCGGCGGAGCTCTTCCGGCGCTACCGCAAGCTCGGCATCAAGGTGCTGACCTCGACGCGGGTGGAGTCGATCGACGACGCCGGCTCGTCGGTCGAGGTGACGGTGTCCTCGGAGAAGAACGGGCAGCAGGTCCTCACCGCCGACAAGGTGCTGCAGGCCATCGGCTTCCAGCCGCGCGTCGAGGGCTACGGCCTGGAGAAGACGGGCGTCGCGCTCACGGACCGGGGCGCGATCGCCGTCGACGGCCGCGGCCGCACGAACGTCGGCCACATCTTCGCGATCGGCGACGTGACGGCGAAGCTGATGCTGGCGCACGCGTCCGAGTCGATGGGCGTGGTGGCGGCGGAGACGATCGCGGGCGCGGAGACGATGGAGCTCGACTTCCCGATGATCCCGCGCGCGACGTTCTGCCAGCCCCAGATCGCGAGCTTCGGGTGGACCGAGGAGCAGGCGCGTGAGAAGGGGTTCGACGTGCGCGTCGCGAAGTTCCCGTTCACCGCCAACGGAAAGGCCCAAGGACTCGGCGACGCGGGCGGGTTCGTGAAGCTGATCAGCGACGCGAAGTACGGGGAGCTGATCGGCGGTCACCTGATCGGGCCGGACGTGACGGAGCTGCTCCCGGAGCTGACTTTGGCGCAGCAGTGGGATTTGACGGTGCACGAGGTTTCGCGGAACGTCCACGCGCACCCGACGCTGGGTGAAGCGGTGAAGGAAGCCGTCCACGGCCTCGCCGGTCACATGATCAACCTGTAG